One genomic region from Ornithinimicrobium flavum encodes:
- a CDS encoding carboxymuconolactone decarboxylase family protein, whose translation MTHGKKVLDDLRDPARTLRAAIPDVYAGFAATHKAALAGGALDTRTKELIALAIGIDQKCDGCIASHARGAARAGATPEEVAETIGVAILMAGGPSSVYGPRAYEAFLEFHAQYSSSEG comes from the coding sequence ATGACCCACGGCAAGAAGGTGCTCGACGACCTCCGGGACCCCGCACGCACGCTGCGTGCAGCCATCCCGGACGTCTACGCGGGCTTCGCGGCGACCCACAAGGCCGCCCTCGCCGGCGGTGCGCTGGACACCCGCACCAAGGAGCTCATCGCCCTGGCCATCGGGATCGACCAGAAGTGCGACGGCTGCATCGCCTCGCACGCCCGGGGTGCCGCCCGCGCCGGGGCCACCCCCGAGGAGGTGGCCGAGACGATCGGTGTCGCCATCCTCATGGCGGGCGGACCGAGCTCGGTCTACGGTCCCCGCGCCTACGAGGCCTTCCTGGAGTTCCACGCGCAGTACTCCTCCTCCGAGGGCTGA
- the fdhD gene encoding formate dehydrogenase accessory sulfurtransferase FdhD, with protein MTRVTQRRRVTRLTAGGAARTRADVVAGEEPLEIRVDGRALSVTMRTPGHDFDLVVGFLHGEGLLRSWDDVAQIDYRSGIGPDGLRDYNVVDLTLAEGVPAPNLSLERHVYTSSSCGVCGTASIESVRRSGAHDLRGDTAAHPLADLLSLPDRLRSEQVLFDRTGGVHAAGLFVPGEGGLELVCLREDVGRHNAVDKVLGWALGERGMPLPGTVLQVSGRASFELVQKAALAGIPVLSAVSAPSSLAVELAEEVGMTLLGFNRGASVNVYTGGHRVA; from the coding sequence ATGACCCGCGTCACGCAGCGCCGTCGCGTCACCCGGCTCACCGCCGGGGGCGCGGCACGGACCCGCGCGGACGTGGTCGCGGGGGAGGAGCCGCTGGAGATCCGGGTCGACGGTCGGGCCCTCTCGGTGACGATGCGGACGCCCGGTCACGACTTCGACCTCGTCGTGGGCTTCCTGCACGGCGAGGGGCTGCTGCGCTCGTGGGACGACGTGGCACAGATCGACTACCGGTCCGGGATCGGGCCGGACGGGTTGCGCGACTACAACGTCGTGGACCTCACCCTGGCCGAGGGGGTGCCGGCGCCGAACCTCTCGCTGGAGCGGCACGTCTATACCTCCTCCTCCTGCGGGGTGTGCGGCACCGCGTCGATCGAGTCGGTGCGGCGCTCCGGCGCCCATGACCTCCGGGGCGACACCGCGGCCCACCCCCTCGCCGACCTGCTCTCCCTGCCCGACCGGCTGCGGAGCGAGCAGGTCCTCTTCGACCGGACCGGCGGGGTGCACGCGGCCGGTCTCTTCGTCCCCGGTGAGGGCGGCCTCGAGCTGGTCTGCCTGCGGGAGGACGTGGGCCGGCACAACGCCGTCGACAAGGTCCTGGGCTGGGCGCTGGGGGAGCGGGGTATGCCGTTGCCCGGCACGGTCCTCCAGGTCTCCGGGCGGGCGTCCTTCGAGCTCGTCCAGAAGGCCGCGCTCGCGGGAATCCCGGTCCTGTCCGCCGTGTCGGCGCCGTCCAGCCTCGCGGTGGAGCTGGCAGAGGAGGTCGGTATGACGCTCCTCGGCTTCAACCGCGGGGCCTCTGTCAACGTCTACACGGGCGGCCACCGCGTCGCCTGA
- a CDS encoding YciI family protein, translating to MAQWIYFLHPPREHFADTMTPQEESVFAEHFAHLQRLTEQGVVILAGPTLGPVNTGITVFEAPDETAARALMESDPAIARGVVTGELREMRVALLRR from the coding sequence GTGGCCCAGTGGATCTACTTCCTGCACCCGCCGCGCGAGCACTTCGCGGACACCATGACGCCGCAGGAGGAGTCGGTCTTCGCCGAGCACTTCGCCCACCTGCAGCGTCTCACCGAGCAGGGGGTGGTCATCCTCGCCGGCCCGACGCTCGGGCCGGTGAACACCGGGATCACGGTCTTCGAGGCACCGGACGAGACCGCCGCGCGGGCCCTCATGGAGTCCGACCCCGCGATCGCCCGGGGCGTGGTGACCGGGGAGCTGCGGGAGATGCGGGTGGCGCTGCTGCGCCGGTGA
- a CDS encoding DUF1801 domain-containing protein gives MREATGVEGVMWGPSMVGYGSARYRSSSGATEGRWFRVGFSPRRAKLTFYGLQGHPRSEELLARLGPHTLGVDCVYANRLDQLDLEVLRELMEHAFVDVTTAEVADG, from the coding sequence ATGCGGGAGGCCACCGGTGTCGAGGGCGTGATGTGGGGCCCGTCGATGGTCGGTTACGGGTCGGCGCGCTACCGGTCAAGTAGTGGAGCCACCGAAGGCAGGTGGTTCCGGGTGGGGTTCTCGCCGCGCAGGGCGAAGCTCACGTTCTACGGGTTGCAGGGCCATCCCCGCAGCGAGGAGCTCCTCGCCCGGCTGGGGCCGCACACCCTCGGGGTGGACTGCGTCTACGCCAACCGTCTGGATCAGCTGGACCTGGAGGTGCTGCGGGAGCTCATGGAGCACGCCTTCGTCGACGTCACCACGGCGGAGGTCGCCGACGGCTGA
- a CDS encoding ATP-dependent DNA helicase encodes MPAVPDLDTMLRAAVAAVGGTERPGQVSMARAVERAVEQEEHLLVQAGTGTGKSLAYLVPAIAHAMRTGKPVVVATATLALQAQIVDRDLPRIADALAPLMGRRPTFALVKGRSNYLCEHKLVGGFPDEDDDSLLSVGSVDRERGRLGGEVVRLREWAELTESGDRDELVPGVSNRAWRQVSVTAHECLGSKCPVVADCYVERSRAAATEVDVIVTNHSFMAIDAFEGRFMLPEHDLLIIDEAHELTDRVTSTITDELTASSVSVAARRAGKGEAAARLAETSDLVAAALEQLPEGRLQSMPERLVTTMQLVLDASRAALSEIKPEKGAEVDGARQMALAAVQDVFDTSERVLEDRELDVVWITHDQRRGSVLRVAPMSVSLLVRDKIFAERTVVLTSATLELGGTFDAVAGTIGLRGAGSPTWKGLDVGSPFDYPQQGIAYVAAHLPPPGRDGASPAVFDEIEELVRAAGGRTLGLFSSRRAAEAAAEQMRDRLADTGIRILCQGEDQMPTLVRDFASDATTCLFGTMSLWQGVDVPGSACQLVLIDRIPFPRPDDPLSSARTEAIGRMGGNGFMAVSATHAALRLAQGAGRLIRRGDDRGVVAFLDSRMMSARYAGFLQRSLPPFWPTSDKELVLGALRRLDQEAPDVVPVVQPGARGIGGAPLPTDEVPVARSPRTAVTGGHAWTDEQDEELRDGVGSGVSLEELCEHLELAPDLVTARMHQLGLEVGA; translated from the coding sequence ATGCCTGCCGTCCCCGACCTCGACACGATGCTCCGTGCGGCCGTGGCCGCGGTCGGGGGGACCGAGCGTCCCGGTCAGGTGAGCATGGCCAGGGCCGTGGAGCGCGCGGTGGAGCAGGAGGAGCACCTGCTGGTCCAGGCCGGCACCGGCACCGGCAAGTCGCTGGCCTACCTCGTGCCGGCGATCGCGCACGCGATGCGCACGGGCAAGCCCGTCGTCGTGGCCACGGCGACCCTCGCCCTGCAGGCGCAGATCGTCGACCGTGACCTGCCGCGGATCGCCGACGCGCTGGCGCCGCTGATGGGGCGACGGCCGACGTTCGCCCTGGTCAAGGGTCGGTCCAACTACCTGTGCGAGCACAAGCTGGTCGGTGGCTTCCCGGACGAGGACGACGACTCGCTGCTGTCGGTGGGGTCGGTCGACCGGGAGCGGGGGCGGCTGGGCGGCGAGGTGGTGCGGCTGCGGGAGTGGGCCGAGCTCACCGAGTCCGGCGACCGCGACGAGCTCGTGCCCGGGGTGAGCAACCGGGCGTGGCGGCAGGTCTCCGTCACCGCCCACGAGTGCCTCGGGAGCAAGTGCCCCGTGGTGGCCGACTGCTACGTCGAGCGCTCCCGGGCCGCCGCGACCGAGGTCGACGTCATCGTCACCAACCACAGCTTCATGGCCATCGACGCCTTCGAGGGCCGCTTCATGCTGCCCGAGCACGACCTGCTCATCATCGACGAGGCGCACGAGCTCACCGACCGCGTCACCTCGACCATCACCGACGAGCTCACGGCCTCCAGCGTCTCGGTCGCGGCCCGCCGCGCGGGCAAGGGTGAGGCGGCGGCCCGGCTGGCGGAGACCAGCGACCTCGTCGCGGCCGCGCTCGAGCAGCTGCCCGAGGGTCGCTTGCAGTCGATGCCCGAGCGCCTGGTGACCACGATGCAGCTGGTCCTCGACGCGTCGCGGGCGGCGCTGTCGGAGATCAAGCCGGAGAAGGGCGCGGAGGTCGACGGGGCCCGGCAGATGGCGCTCGCCGCGGTCCAGGACGTCTTCGACACCAGCGAGCGGGTGCTGGAGGACCGGGAGCTGGACGTCGTGTGGATCACCCACGACCAGCGGCGCGGCAGCGTGCTGCGGGTTGCACCGATGAGCGTGTCCCTGCTCGTCCGGGACAAGATCTTCGCCGAGCGAACCGTCGTCCTCACCTCCGCCACCCTTGAGCTGGGCGGCACCTTCGACGCCGTCGCGGGCACGATCGGCCTGCGGGGGGCGGGGTCACCGACGTGGAAGGGGCTCGACGTCGGCTCGCCCTTCGACTACCCCCAGCAGGGGATCGCCTACGTCGCGGCCCACCTGCCCCCGCCGGGCCGGGACGGAGCGAGCCCGGCGGTCTTCGACGAGATCGAGGAGCTGGTGCGGGCGGCCGGTGGACGCACCCTGGGGCTCTTCAGCTCGCGGCGCGCCGCGGAGGCCGCGGCCGAGCAGATGCGGGACCGGCTGGCGGACACCGGGATCCGCATCCTCTGCCAGGGTGAGGACCAGATGCCGACCCTGGTGCGGGACTTCGCCTCGGACGCCACGACGTGCCTGTTCGGGACCATGTCGCTGTGGCAGGGCGTGGACGTGCCGGGGTCCGCGTGCCAGCTGGTGCTCATCGACCGCATCCCCTTCCCCCGCCCGGACGACCCGCTGTCCTCCGCCCGGACCGAGGCGATCGGCCGGATGGGCGGCAACGGGTTCATGGCGGTCTCCGCGACCCACGCGGCCCTGCGGCTGGCCCAGGGTGCCGGTCGGCTGATCCGCCGCGGGGACGACCGGGGGGTCGTGGCGTTCCTCGACTCCCGGATGATGAGCGCGCGCTACGCCGGCTTCCTGCAGCGCTCGCTGCCGCCGTTCTGGCCCACCAGCGACAAAGAGCTCGTGCTCGGTGCCCTGCGTCGTCTCGACCAGGAAGCCCCCGACGTCGTGCCGGTGGTGCAGCCCGGGGCGCGGGGTATCGGCGGGGCACCGCTGCCCACCGACGAGGTCCCCGTCGCCCGGTCACCCCGCACCGCGGTCACCGGTGGGCACGCCTGGACCGACGAGCAGGACGAGGAGCTGCGCGACGGGGTCGGCTCGGGCGTCTCGCTGGAGGAGCTCTGCGAGCACCTGGAGCTGGCGCCGGACCTGGTCACAGCGCGGATGCACCAGCTGGGCCTGGAGGTGGGTGCGTGA
- a CDS encoding DUF952 domain-containing protein, translating to MSGGPAGPTDGLGPEGNGWDDAASPAAALGDDASTPTDPPEDRPFWHLAELVHWEAAVRRGRYERSTLGASLQQVGFIHAAYPEQLAAVVRAHFARCADPLVVLEIDPARLREHGTDVRLESGDPSDPSGDRYPHIVGPLPLDAVTRTRPAVVARGWLDLGPWESVGGVSREAGSD from the coding sequence GTGAGCGGCGGTCCCGCCGGGCCCACCGACGGCCTGGGCCCGGAGGGGAATGGGTGGGACGACGCCGCGAGCCCGGCAGCGGCCCTGGGGGACGACGCCAGCACGCCGACCGACCCGCCCGAGGACCGGCCGTTCTGGCACCTCGCCGAGCTGGTCCACTGGGAGGCCGCGGTGCGCCGGGGCCGCTACGAGCGCTCCACGCTCGGCGCGTCGCTGCAGCAGGTCGGCTTCATCCATGCGGCCTACCCGGAGCAGCTGGCGGCCGTCGTCCGGGCCCACTTCGCGCGCTGCGCGGACCCGCTGGTGGTCCTGGAGATCGACCCGGCCCGGCTGCGCGAGCACGGGACTGACGTGCGGCTCGAGTCCGGCGACCCATCGGATCCCTCCGGCGACCGCTACCCCCACATCGTCGGCCCGCTCCCGCTCGATGCGGTGACCCGCACCCGCCCGGCCGTTGTCGCCAGGGGATGGCTCGACCTGGGGCCCTGGGAGTCCGTCGGGGGAGTGAGTCGCGAAGCCGGGTCGGATTGA